The sequence GGTATTCACTAAGCCACCCTGTTGGTCCTCCTCATTCAGAGAACCATAACTATAGGCTCAGCAATTGTTCAGCATGGGTGACTCCATTGTGTCCCTGCATGCTAAGAGATGAATTGACAGGATGGTTATTTGTTCAGCAGTTTGCATGGGTATGCAGATCATGTTAGTGACAGTTAGTCATTGGTTATCTCTCATTATTCACATTACAGGTATGTAAATAAATCTATGCATATATTGGAAATACTGTAGAACAATAGTAAACGAATATAGGTGCTGTTCCTGGGGTCACTATAGGACATACGAACTATTTTACAATAAAAATAAAGTACTATATCCTCAGATTATTGATTATTTTGTACATGGTAGAGAATTAAGTATGATCAACATAACCAAAGCTTAGATGGAATTTAATATTTCATTAATTGAGCCTGTTGGTTATTGCTGTGTCAAGGCTTGGCCTATACCTTTTGTTTGCCATACATAATACATTGCATTTGTAGAACACTTTTCATTTACTGACATTAATCAAAGCTCTTCACATTGTGAGCAaccattggataataaaataatTCCTTCTGATAAAGAACTTATAAAATCATTCCTACAATTGCCAATATGACAAAAGAAAAGCAATGCTTTTCCTTATTTGGAGCGGTTACAGGAAATATATTATTCCTCTCGTGTTACAGACATTGACCGGGGGTGCGTATCGGTAAAATCCACAGGCGTCGAAATGTCACTTGGATCCTAACGCTCGGTCGTATATTtttaccaaaacatcgcacataCTTGTCAAAGACCATCAATAATTACTCCAATGTATTATTTTTCTCAGCTTTATTtctcccaaaacaaacacatttagtgAGATATAGATTCCCTATTCCTGCGCAGAGAGGTTGACTCTACATTCTGGAACGTACCCAGTGTCGAACCCGGAAGTTTGGGAATACAGCCCAAAAAGCTGTCGCTGAGCCAGAAAGCTTCAAACAAGGCTCACAAGATAGCTAACAATCTGTCGTTGTACATGTAGCTATCTCGCATATTTCTGCGGATTCAAAATGGATGCGGAAACAGAGTGTTGCAAGTATGTATTTTGTAAGCGCACATGTATTTTTGTTTTAACGTTACAATAAAAACGTGTCAGcagaactagctagctaaccgttAGTTACCTATTCTAACTACTGTGTTTTGCTACGGCAGTTGGAGAATGCATGTCCTGCCCTGTCTTGCAGAATCATCACATCATGCCTTACAGTTGAGCTAACTAGCTACATATCTAGCCATCAATCTTTGTAGCGCTAGTTAGAACGTGAGGCAGACGTTGATGTGTGACTGTGCTAAATTTGTCCATTAACTTGTTGATCAAGTTTGAAATGTCTGTTGACAGATGTCACCTCTTGGATTTGCCCTGGGAGGATGTGTTGGTAACGCACATCTTCTGCTACCTGCCATTACGCCAGCTGGTGCGGCTACAGAGAGTGAGCAAGCAGTTCTATGCCCTCATGCAGGTGTACCTGGCTAACTGTCGCACCTTTGACCTCACACAGGTAGGCCACACAAAATCCATTCTATTTATTCCAGGATTTCCTTACAGTTTCTTGTACTTAAATGCTCATGCACTATTTAGTCTAATACCCAGTTTAAGATCACACTCCTGTAATGTTCACAGATAGGGCCTAGCCTTCCCAAGGAGGCATTCTGCAACATACTAAGGGACAACAAAGTCCTACAGAACTTGTCCGTCCAGAACTGCTCCGATTGGGTGACAGACACGGAGCTGCTGCCTGTGATTGGCCAGAACCAGCACCTGCTGAGAGTAGACATGAGGGGGTGTGACCGGCTGACCCGTCACTCCTTAGTAGCCGTGTCGTTGAgctgcacacacctgcagtacCTGGGCCTGGCCCACTGTGAATGGGTGGACAGCCTGTCCATACGCAGCCTGGCTGACCACTGTGGGGGCCTGAGGTCCATCGACCTGACCGCCTGCCGCCAGCTCAAAGACGAGGCCATCTGTTATTTATCCAAGAAGTGTCTGAAGATGAGGTCGCTGTCTGTGGCGGTCAACGCCAACATTACAGACGTGTCTGTGGAGGAAGTGGCCAAGAACTGCAGGGAGCTGGAACAGCTGGACCTGACAGGCTGCCTGAGGGTTAGGAACGACTCCATCAGGTACTGTTGTTTGGATACACTGACTGCTCAAATCATTGgtatcatctctctctgtgtgtgtttgtttgtttgtattttgCTAATGTAGGTTATCTATATACTAGTCATGTTTTATATACTATTTAGGTTCTAGTCAGGTTTATATACTATTTAGGTTCTAGTCAGGTTCATATACTAGTCAGGTTCATATATTAGTCAGGTTTATATACTATTTAGGTTCTAGTCAGGTTGATTTTACTAGTCAGGTTGATTTTACTAGTCAGGTTCATGTCTTGTTAATATACTAGTCAGGTTCATGTTCTAGTCAGGTTCATGTTCTAGTCAGGTTCATGTTCTAGTCAGGTTCATGTTCTAGCCAGGTTCATGTTCTAGTCAGGTTCATGTTCTAGTCAGGTTCATGTTCTAGTCAGGTTCATGTTCTAGCCAGGTTCATGTTCTAGCCAGGTTCATGTTCTAGCCAGGTTCATGTACTAGTCAGGTTCATGTCTTGTTAATATACTAGTCAGGTTCATGTTCTAGTCAGGTTCATATACTAGTCAGGCTCTAGTCAGGTTGTACTAGTCAGGTTGATGTACTAGTCAGGTTGATGTACTATTCTAGGCATGTTTATGTACTAGTCAGATTGATTTTGACTAAAAGGTGTGTCACTGTCTTTCTACTGTCATGTTCCACCTGTATGTCTCGCTCTGGGCTGACATTTTACGGTGACATTTGTCGTGTCTCTAGTATAATTAAATGAGATGACAGGCTATTTTGTCATATTGATTACCTAACGTTTGATTGATTATATGATTAAACCAtgcaacaattaactcattaataACCTagggcaccacggaagagtgtttatagacctgGTGTCTTCCTAATAAACTTTTAAAGTTCTGAAGAtgttttacatcaatagcagtcaattatttatcgtcaccttattcagtctcatctgaacttcataaaattcttggttatcttcacgaaccctggctaacaagttgaatcagcaatacagtaattcgcttaattatttatttactaaatacctaaataatcacacagaattacataggATGGACCACACATcgattactaatcatgtcataaAAGAAAAAGGCCCTAGTGGacgaaaccgatatgacggctggttacacaaagaaaggggcttgggtttgaatgaaagagcgggaataCCGAGGGACAAAGGGGATTGGGTTGCTATCAGACCTTGAGAAGCTATGCtaccgtaaatacagaatcttatgcattctaataacagcccattcggaaaaggaaaatgcaagatatatatttacactgagctgcgcttcgatagatgGGTGGAAGATGGAAGACTAGTTTGCCCAGCAGAGATCGccattgtcctttgaagaatctttCTGGTCGTAGTGTTGTCGAGCGGATACGTTATAGCCTGTCGTTGTTATTAGGAgattgtctgtcctttcctaggcCACGTACGTTTGCAGCTGATAACTCGACTTCTAGGATGTATCACTTTTTCATTAGTGAACAAGAGTTCAAAGTACATACCATTTTGCCATAATTAGCTCGTGCTGAATTCTGGCTGGTCTAGTAgaaattcatccttccagcgTAGTGATCGTCACCTCCACGTGATCTGGTCTCATGTACATTTCGTTATGTAGAGTGGATATTCAACCACTGCTCACGCTGGGGTTTGCTTAGTCTGATGTGAATTGGGTCACGGGGGCATTATACGGGGGCATTATACTGGGGAAGAGAAGGGCATGTTTCATCCCTCtccaaccaatgtctgttcagttgggcgtggccactgagtgagcataaAATgacttatgaaaacaattctctcatttagaaagataaaattacatttaatattttcccaaatagtttcatatttaaacatttaaattgcatagcaattccatgtgaatctgatgactagaatgtgtagactttccaagatacaatttatgtcgtcctatcatcagtaataatttctcagacgacaactgatctgacatcatattctttaagtaccaacggacactttcaactggttggattacagaCATATTGTTCCATTCCCCagccttttgatgttaccatactatctctatgttaacaaagggctttccaagagtccattctgtagagagagaaaaggggaaaagGTATTTATGGGGTAGGGGGaggtcataaacctcacccaaCAGGGTAATGTCATGACACATTTTTTAGATCTGCAATGGCACACCTGTAAGAACCCTCTTCGTGCTGTGTCCAGGACGGTTGCAGAGTATGTCCTGCTCCAGCTTGCTTTGGATGAAGGGGAGACTGGCACTCCTAATTTGATATTCACTGGTAAACCTGTCCTTACACCTTTTGgtcctgctgtgtgtgtatgtgcgtgcgtgcaggACTGTTGCAGAGTACTGCCC comes from Salmo trutta chromosome 18, fSalTru1.1, whole genome shotgun sequence and encodes:
- the fbxl15 gene encoding F-box/LRR-repeat protein 15 isoform X1, producing the protein MDAETECCKCHLLDLPWEDVLVTHIFCYLPLRQLVRLQRVSKQFYALMQVYLANCRTFDLTQIGPSLPKEAFCNILRDNKVLQNLSVQNCSDWVTDTELLPVIGQNQHLLRVDMRGCDRLTRHSLVAVSLSCTHLQYLGLAHCEWVDSLSIRSLADHCGGLRSIDLTACRQLKDEAICYLSKKCLKMRSLSVAVNANITDVSVEEVAKNCRELEQLDLTGCLRVRNDSIRTVAEYCPKLQSLKVNHCHNVTESSLDPLRKRNVEIDVEPPLQRALVLLQDVVGFAPFINLQI
- the fbxl15 gene encoding F-box/LRR-repeat protein 15 isoform X2 translates to MQVYLANCRTFDLTQIGPSLPKEAFCNILRDNKVLQNLSVQNCSDWVTDTELLPVIGQNQHLLRVDMRGCDRLTRHSLVAVSLSCTHLQYLGLAHCEWVDSLSIRSLADHCGGLRSIDLTACRQLKDEAICYLSKKCLKMRSLSVAVNANITDVSVEEVAKNCRELEQLDLTGCLRVRNDSIRTVAEYCPKLQSLKVNHCHNVTESSLDPLRKRNVEIDVEPPLQRALVLLQDVVGFAPFINLQI